In Choloepus didactylus isolate mChoDid1 chromosome 6, mChoDid1.pri, whole genome shotgun sequence, one DNA window encodes the following:
- the LOC119537112 gene encoding olfactory receptor 51G2-like yields MEIPSNINTSSFYFILMDLQGLEGAHSWTAIPICSIYVLSMLGNITIMYVVKTGPSLHTPMYLFLSMFSMADLGLSASTLPSMAAVFLLDQRKIEASTCFVQLFFIHTFSVIESAVLLAMAFDCCVAIWEPLRYATILTTKHIGTIGLTIVAHSFALHLPLPVLLGRLQFQPVSALSHSYCVHPDVLRLASSSTHVNSGFGLFVMLSTLGLDVILILLSYVLILKTVLNIASNTKCLKALNTCISHICAVLLFYTPVVSLSMIHHFRRKLPAHVYMLLSYLHFLLPPMLNPIVYSVKTKEIRVHILKMLHPKKL; encoded by the coding sequence ATGGAAATTCCTAGCAACATTAACACCAGCAGCTTCTACTTTATACTGATGGATCTCCAGGGCCTGGAAGGTGCTCATTCCTGGACAGCTATTCCTATCTGTTCTATCTATGTTCTCTCCATGCTGGGCAACATCACCATCATGTACGTTGTCAAGACTGGGCCTAgcctccacacacccatgtacctCTTCCTCTCCATGTTCTCAATGGCTGACCTGGGACTCTCAGCTTCCACATTGCCTTCCATGGCAGCTGTCTTTCTCCTAGACCAAAGGAAGATAGAAGCCTCAACCTGCTTTGTGCAACTCTTCTTCATTCACACTTTCTCAGTCATTGAGTCAGCTGTGCTATTGGCCATGGCTTTTGACTGCTGTGTGGCTATCTGGGAGCCATTACGTTATGCCACTATTCTCACAACCAAGCACATCGGGACCATTGGGCTCACCATTGTGGCCCATAGTTTTGCCCTTCATCTGCCATTACCTGTGCTTCTGGGAAGACTGCAGTTCCAACCTGTGAGTGCTCTGTCCCATTCCTACTGTGTTCACCCTGATGTTCTGAGACTGGCCAGTTCCAGCACTCATGTGAACAGTGGCTTTGGGCTCTTTGTCATGCTCTCCACCCTGGGGCTGGATGTTATTCTCATACTCCTCTCCTATGTGCTGATCCTGAAGACAGTATTGAATATTGCTTCCAATACTAAGTGCCTGAAGGCCTTAAACACCTGCATTTCCCACATCTGTGCTGTATTGCTATTCTATACACCAGTAGTCAGCCTGTCTATGATCCATCACTTTAGAAGGAAGCTACCGGCTCATGTGTACATGCTTCTCTCCTATCTGCACTTTCTTTTGCCTCCAATGCTCAACCCAATTGTCTACAGTGTCAAAACCAAAGAGATTCGAGTacacatcctgaaaatgcttcaCCCCAAAAAGCTCTGA